The region tcttgagagtccattggactgcaaggagatcaaaccagtcaatcgtaaaggaaatcagtcctgaatatacggactgatggtgaagctgaagctccaatactttgaccacctgatgtgaagaactgactcttcccagcatcagaaaagtctctgatgctgggaaagactgaaggcaggaggagaaggggaagacagaggatgagttggctggatggcatcatccactcattGGACCAgtctgggcaagctctgggagttggtgatggacaatgaagcctggcatgttgcatagggtcgcaaagagtcagacatgactgagggattaaACTGACCTGAAATGATGACAAATACACTTACCCCaaactttctttctccttttccacaACACTGAAGTGATTTTATGCCTGGTTTGAATATCAGCTGTGTTCATTTGTGATAAACCTACTTATCCTAATTCTGAATGAGAAAATAGGATATAAAGACTGGTGTCTTGAAGGGATCCTGAAAAATGGAGCCTGTGTGAAACTCCTACCACAAAAGCAGGAGGGAAGCCTTAGGGTGGGGTGAGAAGGTGTCACTTACCACCAACAGTGAGGTGAAAAACCTGGGTAAGTTCTATTCCTCCAGTGAAGCTGGCTCGAGCTTGGTACTGCCCACTGTCATCTAGGGTCAGGTTCTCAATCCTCAGGGACATTAAACTGGGCACGTGGACCCTCTGCTGGTACTTGTCCTGGAGGTTGACCCAGGTTGGGGTGTCTGTCCCCTGGGGGACTTGCAGCAGGACTCTGTAGTTTGACTCAGGACCAAAGCCCCATGAGACCTCCTCTGGGTCAGCTTCTGGCTTTTTGGTCACATTAAACAGCACGGAATCTCCTCGTATCCCATACATGGGAACAAATCCATAATCTTGAGCTTCAGAACCACGTGGGACAGAATTCCAGGCCACTGTGCTGCAGATGCCTAGGACATTGGAGATAGAAAATGTGAGTAGTTTCTCagttaagaataaaagagaaagcaacagaacttATCTTTTTCATGAACTCCGTCCAATATACTCTCCTGATTCTTGGAATGCAAGTACAATGAATTTGAAGTAATTCTGGAATCTAATCCTGGTTCTGGTGGTGCCtaaccttgaacaagttacttaaactTGCTAATCCAGATTTTCCTTGCTTGGCTAATAATGATATATGTGAATTATGTGAGATCATGGTCTGAATCAGATTTTCAGGTACATATAAGTGTGAAATTGTAGAAGGAGCTCTCAAAGTGTCTCCCAAAGATCCACTTCCTCCTGTTCACACCCATTTGACACCTCTTCCCCTGTAATACGGGCTGCACCTAGTGATTTGCTTCCAAAGAATAGAATATGGACACAGATGGATGTCACTCCATGATACTAGGTTACACAAGACTGTGACATCTCTCTTCCttacacacactctctctttctttccttcactctCTTTCTCACTCTGAGGAGTACACCTGCCATGTTGTCAGCTGCCTTAAGGAGGGGCCCACATGGCAAGGAACTGAGGGAGCCTCTGGCCAACAGCCAATGAGGAACTGAGGTCCTCAATCCAACAGGCACAGAAACTGCCTCCTATCAGCAATCGCACAAGTGAACTTAGAAACAGAACCTTCTGAGATGACCCCAGGGTTAATGCAGCCCCAGCCAAGACTTTGATGTTAGGTGGGGAGACCTTGAGCCAGAGAGGACCCAGCTGAACTACCCCTAATCCCTGACCCACGGAAACTGTGAAACCATATTGGGTGGTGATTAAGGCACTACGTTATGGGGTGACAGGTTATACAGCAATAGACACCTAATACAAATATGAAGGCTGCTCTCCTTCCTGTTCTTTATAGGCAGTGTAGTGGTCAGGACAGAGAGACTGTGCTGTGTAAAAAACAGTTATAATACCTCAGGGTCTTAGAACAAGAGGTGTTTATACCACCCTCCCCAGGTCCCAAAAAACAGTGAGAGAGAAGTCTTATTACACATGGAGGAGGTGCCACCTCCTTGTAGCTACACCCATGGAGCTCACAGCATCCTCACAGGCTCCCAGTCCCACAGCAGGGAGGGGAGACAGGAGAATCACCCAAGGGTTTCCCTGCTTCTCTCCAGAAATGGTGtgatttctgttttgctttcttgcCAGCACTAGTCACAGGGCCCTGGCTAACTTCCAGGGCCTAGAATATGAGAGGGAACAAGTGAGCATTTAATGAACTCTGCCGTCCCTGCCACCAAGTCAGCACTTCTCAACGAGTCCCTGAGAAATCACAGTGAGCCTTCCTCAGACACTTTTCTGCAGAGCTATGGCCACTTGGCACTTTCCCCTCAGGGCCAATTGCTCCAGAGTTTATCTTCCCACTTGAGGGTTAAATTCCAGGGACCTGATACCCTCTGTCCTTTAGGGGAGCAGGGTAGGACAATACAGGACCAGGGAAAGTGCCACAGAATAACTTTatcctgaaaggaaaaaaaaatctccttcttCCAGCAGGTCAAGATTTGCCTGGGTGGGGCTCTGACTGCGGGGGACACAGTCTTCTCTCCAAATCAGCACATTCTCATCTCAAACCTGCCTTCCTCCTGCTGCACTAACACCCATTCCTGGTCTCACTGGAAGCAGAGAAGAGCTCATGCCAGCATTCATATGCACAGGGGTTTcagatatttttgtatttatttaatcatCAACTCATGTGATAAGGCATCGCCTCAGGATCAGGCCTTCACCACAGTCCTTTCAACTCCTCTTACAGAACTCACAGTCCCGACCCTCTTACAGACCCTCACACTGAGCTTAATGACCTTTTAGTCCCAGGTCAAAAGGCTTCACAACATGTATCATTAGAGAAAGTGGTCCACAATGTAGTCACTCATCCATATATTGTGTCTGGCTCCTCAGAGTTCCTCTTTTGTCCCTTCTTTCCAGACCTCACTCCTCTATGAGACCCTAGTGCAAGACTAGGTCTGGTGCAAAGGACTGCTGCCCTGTAGAGCCGCAGTCGCCAAACTATTGACGCGACGGACTGGTGTCATGGAAGACCACTTTTCCACAGacgggggatggtttcaggatgattcaattGCATTACACTTCTTGTGctctttattattataataatacattGTGACATATAATGAGATAATTATACAGCTCACCATAATACAGAATCAGCAGTAGCCCTGAGCTTGTTCTCCTGAGATTGGCAGTAATTTGAGTGAAggggagtggctgtaaatacagatgaagcttcactcacTCACCTGCCACTTAGCTTCTGCTTTGTGGCCAGGTTCCTCACAGGCCAGGGACCAGTGCTTTTCCATGGCCATGGAATTGGGGGCCCCACTGTAAAGCACACACCCTGGTGTGAGAATGGACCCCCCCACACACGGTTCACAGAAGGTCAATTGAGAAGACCTGGGAAAAACTTTGCTACCAGTCCCTCTAAACAAATCAGGACACAAACGCCATGGCCAGAGGGCCCCCATGACACAGTGCCCCATCCTGCTCTCACCAGAAACAGGGTTGGCACAACATTTGAGCTTAGAATATAGCTTCCAGAACTAagggaaaacaaatttctgttgtcaaTTCACCTGTCTGTGGCATCTTGTTTCACAGTCTTTACAGTGTAACACACCCTACAGGTTTTAGAAAGAATATACCCTGcggacaccttgattttggacttgtgAGCACCGGAACTGAAaccatacatttttgtttttctat is a window of Muntiacus reevesi chromosome 1, mMunRee1.1, whole genome shotgun sequence DNA encoding:
- the LOC136148243 gene encoding SLAM family member 9-like, whose amino-acid sequence is MAMEKHWSLACEEPGHKAEAKWQALEVSQGPVTSAGKKAKQKSHHFWREAGKPLGICSTVAWNSVPRGSEAQDYGFVPMYGIRGDSVLFNVTKKPEADPEEVSWGFGPESNYRVLLQVPQGTDTPTWVNLQDKYQQRVHVPSLMSLRIENLTLDDSGQYQARASFTGGIELTQVFHLTVGESVIHPEILVKSSSITPGWCNVTLECKSPGNTEDLSVTWESKGLPRELEWSGTPEIAPNTWKLTVNKSLIQPSAKFTCVVGNHVEKKTASVDFAQVCSHGSHRQMMADSLGGILWTIVVVLFFPGT